Genomic DNA from Burkholderia plantarii:
CTGCTGGAGCGGATCGACGGTGCCGCGCGGCAGCCAGGCCAGCCGCGCCAGCTGCGCGTCGATGCGCTGCTGCACGCGCGGATGGCGGTGGCCGACGATGAACACGCCGTAGCTGCAGGCGAAATCCAGATAGCTGCGCCCGGTATGGTCATGCACCTCGCAGCCGGACGCCTGCGCCTCGATCTGGCTGCCGGCGATGCGGTAGAGCTTGGCCGCCGACGCGCCCCAGTGTTTCTCGCAGGTGTCCAGCAGCTGCCGGCGGTCAAGCGTTGCGGTGTTCATCGAAGCTTCTCCTGATGGTGTCGAGCGCGTCGTTGAGCGTCGGGGTCCGGGTGACGGCCGACGGGTAGAGGGTCAGCGTCCGGCCGCGCGGCGCGCGCACCAGCACGCCGGCCGCGAGCAGCCGCTGCGGCAGGCTTTCGGCATCGATGCCGTCCGGCAGGCGCAGGTTGACGATGCCGCCCGTCACGCTGGATACGTGCCCGGCCAGCGCGTCGGCGATGCGCTGGCCGAGTGCCCGGAAGCGGGCCGGCGCGTCGTGCCGCGTCGCGTGTTCGAGCGCGGCCAGCGCGGCCACGCATGACAGCGGATTGCCGCCGGTGGTGCTGCCGTGCTTGGCGGGCGAGCTGCGGCCGTAGACGCGGTAGGCGCGTTCGGCCGAGGTCAGGTAGCAGCCGACCGGAATCGCGCGGCCGCCCAGCGCGCCGCCCAGCACCAGGATGTCGGGGTCCGTGCCACCCGCTTCGTGGCCGAACATCACGCCGCTGGCACCGAGGCAGATCTCGCTCGCCTGGCAGACCAGCGGCACCTTCGCGGCGCGCGCCAGCGCCGCGATCTGGCGCAGGCGGTCGGCCGCGAGCGGCACCAGCGCGCCGTCGGGCCGGCGCACCAGCGGCGAGTAGCAGAGCGCGAAGCAGCGGCCCAGCTCGGCGGCCGACGGCAGCGGCCCGTCGCATTCGATGGTCAGCGTGTCGAGGCCGAGGAAGCGGCGCAGCGCGGCGTGGCCGTCCGGATCCTCGAGGCAGCGGCCGTAGCTGAGCGAGCCGAATTCGCTGCCGCGCACGTGGGCGAGGCATCGCAGCTCGGGCCGCAGCCCCTTGCACAGCTTCAGCGCGCCTTCGAACGCCTCGTCGCCGGAACTGCACACGTAGGCGTTGGACAGCGTCGGCGGCAGCAGTGCGGCCAGCTCGCGGCAGAGCCGCAGCAGCGGTTCGGACATCATCACGCGGTTGGACAGGCCCATCAGCGCGGCCTGCTCGCGCACCTTGCCGATGATGTCGGGCAGGCCGAAGCCGAGGCCGCCGCTGGCCAGGTCGACGATGCGGCGGCCGCCGCCGTCGATCAGGATTTCGCCTTCCGCGCTCTGGATCTGCCCGGCGAGAGGGGGCAGGGCGTCGCGTGCCGTCATGGCAGTCTCCTCACAGGTAGCTGAGTGCGTTGAAGATGGTGCGTCGGGAATCGACGATGGCGCGCCGGCCGTGCATCACGCGCCGGTTGTCGATCATCACGAAGTCGTTGTCGTCCCATTCGATCGGGATGGTGACGGCGTCGGTCACGCGGATCACTTCGTCCATCATCGCGGCGGGGATCGGTTCGCCGCTGGCCGCCACCGTGATGCGCGGCTTCTCGTAGTTGTACGAAGGACCGAGAATGCTGTTGGCGAAGGCCGGCTGGCGGCCGATGGCGGAGACCAGCACGGCCGACACCGTGAAGTCGTAGCCGATCGATTCGTCGTCCGGGTGATAGGTGATGCGCGTGTTGGGATCGTCGCCGACGATGCGCGACAGATGCTCGAAGCTCACCCGGGCCGGATCGTCGAGATCGGGCGTGTAGTGCAGCACCAGCCGCTTCCACTTGTCGGCCTGCACGTTGCGCGAGTAGCGGATCTCGTGGTTCAGGAAGAACTCGCGGGTGGGCGCCGAGAGCCGCTCGAGCACGGCCACGCCGTCGCAGGCGGTGGTCTGCGAGCCGCGGCGCGGCGCCTCCTTGCAGTAGAACCAGGTCAGGTCCGGCCAGAACGGCGAGTTGC
This window encodes:
- a CDS encoding aminotransferase class III-fold pyridoxal phosphate-dependent enzyme — translated: MTARDALPPLAGQIQSAEGEILIDGGGRRIVDLASGGLGFGLPDIIGKVREQAALMGLSNRVMMSEPLLRLCRELAALLPPTLSNAYVCSSGDEAFEGALKLCKGLRPELRCLAHVRGSEFGSLSYGRCLEDPDGHAALRRFLGLDTLTIECDGPLPSAAELGRCFALCYSPLVRRPDGALVPLAADRLRQIAALARAAKVPLVCQASEICLGASGVMFGHEAGGTDPDILVLGGALGGRAIPVGCYLTSAERAYRVYGRSSPAKHGSTTGGNPLSCVAALAALEHATRHDAPARFRALGQRIADALAGHVSSVTGGIVNLRLPDGIDAESLPQRLLAAGVLVRAPRGRTLTLYPSAVTRTPTLNDALDTIRRSFDEHRNA
- a CDS encoding TauD/TfdA family dioxygenase; this encodes MSKAVSLPSETIPPETTIRHLSAGDMPALRTADLLAELAETGIVLFREGAQSVEAFCDFVKRHSSRLSLDPARAMEGGAAQLVDAGTDAVGLHCENGNSPFWPDLTWFYCKEAPRRGSQTTACDGVAVLERLSAPTREFFLNHEIRYSRNVQADKWKRLVLHYTPDLDDPARVSFEHLSRIVGDDPNTRITYHPDDESIGYDFTVSAVLVSAIGRQPAFANSILGPSYNYEKPRITVAASGEPIPAAMMDEVIRVTDAVTIPIEWDDNDFVMIDNRRVMHGRRAIVDSRRTIFNALSYL